A stretch of the Candidatus Binatia bacterium genome encodes the following:
- a CDS encoding 4-hydroxybutyrate CoA-transferase, with the protein MAKRVATGEGAGGCAVWQATGCGEGQATMKRVNHRDAKAMYREKLRTPQEAAALVQREDTLAVPIATGQPTAFLTALGERDDWTNLVLFSALMIRPYALLQKPGVRLISGFFGPIERMMKAAGARIDYLPADFLGWERYARLMPPRVMASAFAPMDDHGYLNFGLHAGATFHAFVAAARDPNRLAIAEVNTTMPQVCGLARFGGHRIHISEVDCIIETDEPVFELPEEPVTDQDRAIAEYVERLIDNGATLQIGIGGVPNIVAKLLAEGKKGDFGIHTEMLVNGIMHLHQAGKVTNHKGVFDGFSVATFCAGSRKLYDWVHRNPEVRMLPVTYVNDPAIIRRNRAMVSINGALAIDLSGQVMADTIGPRQYSGVGGHELFVIGAHDSEGGKSFICLHSTAKAGGQRVSTIVASFAPGTPTTTPRHHVQYVVTEYGAVNLSLLTDAERAHALVEIAHPDFREELREAVRQRFG; encoded by the coding sequence GTGGCCAAACGCGTGGCCACGGGCGAGGGCGCGGGTGGCTGCGCTGTGTGGCAGGCGACGGGCTGCGGAGAAGGGCAAGCGACAATGAAACGAGTGAACCATCGGGATGCGAAGGCGATGTATCGCGAGAAGTTACGAACTCCTCAGGAAGCTGCTGCGCTGGTGCAGCGCGAGGATACTTTGGCCGTACCGATTGCCACGGGACAACCGACCGCGTTTCTCACTGCCTTGGGTGAACGGGACGACTGGACAAACCTCGTCTTGTTTTCCGCCTTAATGATTCGTCCGTACGCGCTGTTGCAAAAGCCCGGTGTGCGGCTGATTTCGGGCTTCTTTGGTCCGATCGAGCGGATGATGAAAGCAGCCGGGGCGCGCATCGACTACTTGCCTGCCGACTTTCTCGGTTGGGAGCGCTATGCGCGGCTGATGCCGCCGCGGGTGATGGCCTCGGCGTTCGCGCCGATGGATGATCACGGCTACCTCAACTTTGGCCTGCACGCGGGGGCAACCTTTCACGCCTTTGTTGCGGCGGCGCGGGATCCAAATCGTTTGGCGATTGCGGAAGTCAACACCACGATGCCCCAAGTCTGCGGGTTGGCGCGGTTTGGTGGCCATCGGATTCACATTTCGGAAGTGGACTGCATCATCGAGACCGACGAGCCCGTGTTCGAACTGCCGGAGGAGCCGGTCACGGATCAGGACCGAGCGATTGCCGAGTATGTCGAACGGCTGATCGATAACGGTGCCACCCTACAGATCGGCATTGGTGGGGTGCCGAACATTGTGGCGAAGCTACTGGCGGAGGGCAAAAAGGGAGACTTTGGCATCCACACCGAGATGCTCGTCAACGGCATTATGCATCTCCATCAAGCGGGGAAGGTGACGAATCACAAAGGGGTATTCGATGGCTTCTCGGTGGCGACCTTTTGTGCTGGAAGCCGCAAGCTGTACGATTGGGTGCACCGCAATCCGGAGGTGCGCATGTTGCCGGTGACGTACGTGAACGACCCGGCCATCATCCGTCGCAACCGCGCGATGGTGAGCATCAATGGTGCGTTGGCGATCGATCTCAGCGGGCAAGTGATGGCGGATACCATCGGTCCCCGGCAATACTCCGGAGTCGGCGGGCACGAGCTCTTCGTCATCGGGGCTCACGACAGCGAGGGCGGCAAAAGTTTCATCTGCTTGCATTCCACGGCCAAAGCCGGTGGCCAGCGCGTGTCGACGATCGTGGCGAGCTTCGCCCCAGGCACGCCGACGACCACACCCCGGCACCACGTGCAGTACGTGGTTACAGAGTACGGTGCCGTGAATCTTTCGCTGCTGACGGATGCGGAACGCGCGCACGCTCTCGTGGAGATCGCGCATCCGGACTTCCGCGAGGAATTGCGGGAGGCTGTGCGGCAGCGCTTTGGATGA
- a CDS encoding penicillin acylase family protein has product MWNGKIRGKGTWSLPVAALLIALACSGCGDDGEQSADPIAALPVAQTIALNGLPGTVDVVFDDLGMPHIYAPNFTAAVYVQGYVTAQARFWEMDVIRRFATGRLSELFGRLSLSTDVQMRTFFTTRDGRRLHRALWEHVQAIDPEVASLIEAYSAGVNAWLDDLKHGRNGAHLPPEYTLVGVLGFTAEQLAPWEPADTLAVARLQAFSLSDSSGDEIQWARAQQSLADAVFRDVFRFAPAAPTTVLPPRTARANRIRGDTSSGSLFVVPPKILEDLTGMFDELASNLPFGTRSRGAGSNNWIVAPRHTQNGHALLANDPHLALFNPPVWHMLHLSIADTQEDVIGVIFPGLPGVILGHNRHGAWGATTAGYDVTDLYVEDFETPPDYPASPRTVRFRGQRVPVLRVDEPIQVRGRPQPFLLPIEVVPHHGPNVADPDLNDSAVGLAATGMTVRWTGHEITNDARFLFDLQRARSVNDFRNALRNFGVGAQNWIWADTQGNIAYSTQVLIPQRPPGIVPYLPVPGTGEAEWLSDDLGRTLWLPSEKIPQAVNPDSGFLVTANNDQIGGTLDNDPLNDSVYLAPQFANGFRAQRATELLTAAITRPGGGKLTLEDMARFQFDHSSKEAARFLPFLFAAAERRPDLVTPAMAEALERLRRWGEERPGSPPFDTPPGVDAADERTDLGHRAQPVSDEEKADAAAASIFAGFLTRLSRLTFADDFAGTGIGTPGGDDATRALLHLLEDQDRTDPGFVVHTKDASGESFLWDNRNTPQRETRDEILLQALRDGLTFLQEKFSTDAQEQWLWGKIHRVRFQHFLGQAGLNIFDLGPFPAPGFRETVNPGGFSLNSDNFEFSGGASMRFVVELDPRGIRAHNVLPGGNNGDPGGTADDNRFNRIQPDIHFGDWVGAWINGDTFTFRFQRSEVAAAARRKVRFVP; this is encoded by the coding sequence ATGTGGAATGGGAAGATTCGCGGGAAAGGCACCTGGAGTTTGCCCGTTGCTGCGCTGCTGATTGCACTCGCATGTTCTGGCTGCGGTGACGATGGGGAACAAAGCGCCGACCCAATCGCTGCCTTGCCCGTCGCGCAAACAATCGCTTTGAACGGGCTTCCCGGCACGGTTGACGTGGTCTTCGATGACCTCGGAATGCCGCACATTTACGCCCCGAACTTCACGGCGGCGGTGTACGTGCAAGGCTACGTCACCGCGCAAGCGCGCTTCTGGGAGATGGACGTCATCCGCCGCTTTGCCACCGGGCGTTTGAGCGAGCTCTTCGGCCGTCTGTCACTCTCCACCGATGTTCAAATGCGAACCTTTTTCACCACCCGCGATGGGCGCCGACTCCACCGGGCGCTCTGGGAACACGTGCAAGCGATTGACCCCGAGGTCGCAAGCTTGATCGAGGCATACTCCGCAGGCGTGAACGCATGGTTGGACGATCTCAAACACGGCCGCAACGGTGCGCACTTGCCACCCGAGTACACGTTGGTCGGCGTCCTCGGCTTTACCGCCGAGCAGCTCGCCCCTTGGGAACCGGCGGACACGCTCGCCGTCGCGCGTTTGCAAGCATTCAGCCTGTCCGATTCCTCAGGCGACGAAATCCAGTGGGCGCGCGCGCAGCAAAGTCTTGCGGATGCGGTGTTCCGCGACGTCTTTCGCTTTGCCCCTGCCGCGCCCACAACGGTTCTTCCACCGCGCACTGCGCGCGCAAATCGGATCCGCGGGGACACGAGCTCGGGCTCGCTATTTGTCGTGCCTCCGAAGATTCTCGAAGACCTGACGGGAATGTTCGACGAGCTCGCGTCGAATTTGCCCTTCGGTACGCGCAGCCGCGGCGCGGGCAGCAACAACTGGATTGTCGCACCACGTCACACCCAGAACGGCCACGCCTTGCTGGCCAACGATCCGCACCTCGCCCTGTTCAATCCTCCTGTGTGGCACATGCTGCATCTCTCGATTGCCGACACCCAAGAGGATGTCATCGGCGTGATTTTCCCCGGGCTCCCTGGAGTCATTCTCGGCCACAATCGTCATGGTGCGTGGGGAGCGACAACTGCCGGATATGACGTGACCGACCTCTATGTCGAGGACTTCGAAACTCCCCCCGATTACCCGGCTTCACCGCGCACGGTGCGATTCAGGGGGCAGCGGGTTCCCGTGCTGCGGGTGGACGAACCCATCCAAGTGCGCGGACGTCCGCAACCCTTCCTGCTGCCGATCGAGGTCGTGCCGCATCACGGTCCGAATGTGGCCGACCCCGACCTAAACGACAGTGCCGTAGGCTTGGCTGCAACCGGAATGACCGTGCGTTGGACCGGCCACGAGATCACCAACGATGCGCGCTTCTTGTTCGACCTGCAGCGCGCCCGTTCGGTGAACGACTTCCGCAATGCGCTGCGCAACTTCGGTGTCGGCGCGCAGAACTGGATTTGGGCGGATACCCAAGGGAACATCGCCTACTCCACTCAGGTGCTCATCCCGCAGCGGCCGCCTGGCATCGTCCCGTACCTCCCCGTGCCGGGCACGGGAGAGGCCGAGTGGCTGAGTGATGACCTCGGGAGAACGCTCTGGCTCCCGAGCGAGAAGATCCCGCAGGCCGTCAACCCCGACAGCGGCTTCTTGGTCACCGCCAACAACGACCAAATCGGCGGCACGCTGGACAACGATCCGTTGAACGACAGCGTCTACCTGGCACCTCAGTTTGCCAATGGCTTCCGGGCACAACGAGCGACGGAACTTCTGACAGCGGCCATCACCCGCCCGGGAGGAGGAAAACTGACTTTGGAGGACATGGCGCGCTTTCAATTCGACCACAGCTCGAAAGAAGCCGCGCGCTTTCTGCCATTTCTGTTTGCTGCCGCGGAGCGGCGGCCGGATCTAGTCACGCCCGCGATGGCAGAGGCGTTGGAGCGGCTACGCCGCTGGGGCGAGGAGCGACCCGGATCCCCGCCGTTCGACACACCGCCCGGCGTGGATGCTGCAGACGAGCGCACCGACTTAGGCCACCGCGCTCAACCCGTGTCCGACGAGGAAAAAGCCGATGCTGCGGCTGCGTCGATCTTTGCCGGCTTTCTCACCCGCCTGAGCCGGCTGACGTTCGCGGACGACTTTGCCGGCACCGGCATCGGCACGCCAGGAGGCGATGACGCCACCCGCGCGTTGCTCCACCTCCTCGAAGACCAAGACCGCACCGACCCCGGCTTCGTCGTTCACACCAAGGATGCCAGCGGAGAAAGTTTTCTCTGGGACAACCGCAACACCCCGCAGCGCGAAACTCGCGACGAAATTTTGCTTCAGGCACTGCGCGACGGACTCACGTTCTTGCAGGAGAAGTTTTCCACCGACGCTCAGGAGCAATGGCTGTGGGGCAAAATTCATCGAGTGCGGTTCCAGCACTTCTTGGGTCAAGCGGGCTTGAACATTTTCGATCTCGGCCCGTTCCCGGCCCCCGGCTTCCGCGAAACCGTCAATCCAGGCGGGTTCAGCCTGAACAGCGACAATTTCGAGTTCTCCGGCGGCGCCTCGATGCGTTTCGTGGTGGAGCTCGACCCGCGCGGCATCCGTGCCCACAACGTCTTGCCCGGCGGCAACAATGGCGACCCGGGCGGCACGGCAGACGACAATCGCTTCAACCGCATCCAGCCGGACATTCACTTTGGCGACTGGGTCGGCGCCTGGATCAACGGCGACACATTCACCTTCCGCTTCCAGCGAAGCGAGGTAGCCGCCGCGGCCCGACGCAAGGTCCGCTTTGTGCCATAA
- a CDS encoding cytochrome c — protein sequence MREWIVFLVATGVAGLVWAHENKEPLPEGPIRERHELMEQIGDQAKIIGDALKAGKLDPVGPAAAKIAEEAGKALPLFPEGSTHPRSRAKAEIWQQWPEFEKLMKQLVADAKATAEAAAGGGDVKAAANKMFGNCKSCHDRFRLPEKK from the coding sequence ATGCGGGAATGGATCGTTTTTCTGGTGGCAACGGGAGTTGCCGGGCTCGTGTGGGCCCACGAGAACAAGGAGCCGCTCCCAGAAGGACCTATTCGCGAGCGCCATGAATTGATGGAGCAAATCGGGGATCAGGCCAAGATCATTGGGGACGCGTTGAAAGCGGGGAAACTCGATCCGGTCGGTCCGGCCGCTGCGAAGATCGCAGAAGAAGCGGGCAAGGCGTTGCCTTTGTTCCCGGAAGGCAGCACGCATCCGCGCTCGCGGGCAAAAGCGGAGATTTGGCAGCAGTGGCCGGAGTTCGAAAAACTCATGAAGCAACTCGTGGCCGACGCCAAGGCCACGGCTGAGGCAGCTGCTGGGGGCGGCGACGTGAAAGCCGCGGCCAACAAAATGTTCGGGAACTGCAAGAGCTGCCACGATCGCTTCCGCTTACCGGAAAAGAAGTAA
- a CDS encoding cytochrome c yields the protein MVRKSVRVGAGVWVCWVLLSIGLGLLLAARAKAETAVERGRVLFALAGGCGCHTSKDGPVGAGGGEVPTPFGKFYGTNITPDPETGIGKWSDQEIIAAIRDGVARGKGVESPAMPYYWYAGMSDEDVRALVAYLRSLPAVRQPNRPHEGEPPFARLAYRAWRALWAPRFRPAPVRPSDPVERGRYFVDHVSLCADCHTPRNFVGAIRFDLYLAGTEAGPGGTHVPNITPHETGIGSWDEDDIVNLLRTGFTPEFDNVQGWMAEVVEGKAGGPGYRDAPEEELRAIARYLRQVRPIAHRVERD from the coding sequence GTGGTGAGGAAGAGCGTGCGGGTGGGTGCCGGAGTGTGGGTTTGCTGGGTGCTGCTGTCGATCGGTTTGGGGTTGCTCCTCGCCGCTCGGGCAAAGGCCGAAACTGCAGTCGAGCGCGGGCGCGTGCTCTTCGCCCTTGCTGGAGGATGCGGCTGCCACACCAGCAAGGACGGGCCCGTGGGCGCGGGGGGAGGCGAGGTGCCGACGCCATTCGGGAAGTTCTACGGAACGAACATCACGCCTGACCCGGAAACCGGAATCGGCAAGTGGAGCGACCAGGAAATCATTGCCGCTATCCGCGACGGGGTCGCGCGCGGGAAGGGGGTCGAGTCGCCAGCGATGCCGTACTACTGGTATGCAGGCATGAGCGACGAGGATGTGCGCGCGCTGGTGGCTTACCTGCGTAGCCTGCCCGCGGTGCGCCAGCCGAATCGGCCGCATGAGGGAGAACCCCCGTTTGCACGGCTCGCTTATCGCGCGTGGCGTGCACTCTGGGCGCCGCGCTTTCGCCCAGCGCCGGTGCGTCCCTCCGATCCAGTGGAGCGTGGGCGTTACTTCGTCGACCACGTTTCCCTTTGTGCCGATTGTCATACCCCGAGGAACTTCGTCGGGGCAATCCGCTTCGACTTGTATCTGGCCGGCACAGAGGCCGGTCCGGGTGGAACGCACGTGCCCAACATCACCCCGCATGAAACTGGAATTGGTTCTTGGGACGAGGACGACATCGTGAACCTGTTGCGCACCGGCTTCACGCCGGAGTTCGACAACGTACAAGGTTGGATGGCGGAGGTGGTGGAGGGCAAGGCTGGCGGCCCGGGCTACCGCGATGCACCGGAAGAAGAGCTGCGGGCAATTGCGCGGTATTTGCGGCAAGTGCGGCCGATTGCGCATCGGGTGGAGCGGGACTGA
- a CDS encoding carboxymuconolactone decarboxylase family protein produces MAPRAQDNPKPPKAYEEFVRRFPKLGEAWEAIAEAGNDGPLEEQTRRLVKLAVAIGAMREEAVRASVRKARAAGIDMRALEQVIALAAGTIGLPAAVAAFTWLEQAED; encoded by the coding sequence ATGGCGCCACGAGCACAAGACAATCCGAAACCACCAAAGGCTTACGAAGAATTTGTCCGACGCTTTCCGAAACTCGGTGAAGCGTGGGAAGCGATTGCCGAGGCGGGCAACGATGGGCCGCTCGAGGAACAAACGCGGCGGCTGGTGAAGCTTGCGGTAGCGATCGGCGCCATGCGTGAGGAGGCCGTACGCGCGAGTGTGCGCAAGGCGCGCGCTGCGGGGATTGACATGCGAGCACTCGAGCAAGTGATCGCGCTGGCCGCGGGCACGATTGGCTTGCCTGCAGCGGTAGCCGCCTTTACCTGGCTCGAGCAAGCTGAGGACTGA
- a CDS encoding QueT transporter family protein, which produces MRELVSMWRNTRMVVFAALTASLYAAILIPFKVLPIIPGVTELRPANAVPVVCSFLFGPAAAWGAGIGNVIGDFFGGFGPGDLFGFFGNFLYGFLPYRTWELLSARTPTPRQVREWVLFGAVVALASGACALVIGWGLNLLGFVPFRVLGNIVWINNMLASLLLAPFLLAVIYPRAERGRLTYRHVMGQREASASIVRYLGLAVVVFAVAVGMWLGNGLSAGTVTVPWVDADAATGTGQLAVGLGLLPVLGLLVLGIALL; this is translated from the coding sequence ATGCGCGAGCTCGTGAGTATGTGGCGGAATACCCGCATGGTGGTGTTTGCCGCCCTCACTGCCTCGCTTTACGCAGCGATTCTTATCCCGTTCAAAGTGTTGCCCATCATTCCCGGAGTTACGGAACTCCGCCCTGCCAACGCGGTGCCGGTGGTGTGCTCGTTCTTGTTCGGACCAGCCGCGGCCTGGGGCGCCGGCATTGGGAATGTCATCGGGGATTTTTTCGGCGGCTTCGGTCCGGGAGATTTGTTCGGGTTTTTCGGTAACTTCCTCTATGGCTTTTTACCCTATCGGACGTGGGAGCTCCTCAGCGCGCGCACTCCGACGCCGCGCCAGGTGCGAGAGTGGGTGTTGTTCGGTGCGGTGGTGGCGCTCGCCAGTGGAGCTTGTGCACTGGTGATCGGTTGGGGACTCAACTTGCTCGGCTTCGTGCCTTTTCGGGTGTTGGGCAATATCGTGTGGATCAACAACATGCTGGCGAGTCTGCTGCTCGCGCCTTTTTTGCTGGCAGTGATTTATCCACGCGCGGAGCGCGGCCGATTGACTTACCGCCACGTGATGGGACAGCGGGAAGCGAGTGCGTCGATCGTGCGCTACCTCGGGTTGGCAGTGGTGGTGTTTGCCGTCGCGGTGGGCATGTGGCTCGGGAACGGGTTGTCTGCGGGTACCGTGACCGTGCCGTGGGTGGATGCAGATGCGGCGACGGGCACCGGGCAGCTTGCGGTGGGTCTCGGATTGCTGCCGGTGCTCGGTTTGCTCGTGCTGGGCATTGCGCTGTTGTGA
- a CDS encoding energy-coupling factor transporter ATPase, with the protein MKAASELAVCLRGVSFVYDGASEPALREVNLAVGRGQMVVVMGPSHAGKSTLAKILNRTVPAFQSGSLRGEVWLLGQRCSNETVADFAGRIGLVAQDFEAQLFSTSVECEVAFALEQFGIAPAAMRERVRRAMRAVGLEGFEQRDPATLSGGEKQRLAIASMLALEPELLVFDEPTTDLDPAGKEEVLAVLAALRAQGRTLVVVEHETFAAEMADWLVFMVGGEVVRQGSPGELLRDVELCLRCAVRPPDTAVLAKGYGWPEVPTTIEAAAAKLEAQIAKVQPVESAARDREPVRGAAPPLLEVDRVSVRYRDAAQPALENISFSVRAGELIALLGQNGSGKTTLAKCLNGLLPPAAGEVRWRGVPLAELPLSKRAAAVGYVFQNPDYQIFADRVYDEVAFGPRNVGLSAEEVQARVGEALTAVDLLPRADDDPFWLTKGERQRLAVASLLALRPEVLVLDEPTTGLDYREQRQMMELVRKLQTQGMAVIIITHSVWLAAEYAKRVLLLRSGRLVFDGSVAELFAQRELLESARLRVPAAVELGQRYGLSVRSADELVDILRGG; encoded by the coding sequence GTGAAGGCGGCAAGCGAACTTGCGGTCTGCTTGCGTGGAGTGAGCTTCGTATACGACGGCGCGAGCGAGCCTGCGCTGCGCGAGGTGAACTTGGCGGTGGGGCGCGGTCAAATGGTGGTGGTGATGGGGCCGAGCCACGCGGGCAAAAGCACCCTGGCCAAGATTCTGAATCGCACCGTGCCTGCCTTCCAATCGGGCTCGTTGCGCGGCGAGGTGTGGCTTCTCGGGCAACGCTGCAGCAACGAGACCGTGGCGGATTTTGCCGGTCGCATTGGCCTCGTGGCGCAGGACTTCGAAGCCCAGTTGTTTTCCACCTCGGTAGAGTGCGAGGTAGCCTTTGCCCTAGAGCAGTTCGGCATTGCGCCCGCGGCAATGCGCGAGCGCGTACGCCGGGCGATGCGTGCCGTGGGGCTCGAGGGGTTCGAACAGCGGGATCCGGCGACGCTCTCCGGTGGGGAGAAACAGCGCCTGGCAATTGCCTCAATGTTGGCTTTGGAGCCGGAACTCCTGGTTTTCGATGAGCCGACGACGGACTTGGACCCTGCAGGCAAGGAGGAGGTGTTAGCCGTTTTGGCGGCGCTGCGTGCGCAAGGGCGCACGTTAGTTGTCGTGGAGCATGAAACCTTTGCGGCAGAGATGGCTGATTGGCTTGTCTTCATGGTGGGGGGCGAGGTGGTGCGCCAGGGGTCTCCCGGAGAGCTCTTGCGCGATGTCGAGCTCTGTCTTCGCTGTGCCGTACGGCCGCCGGACACTGCCGTGTTGGCCAAGGGTTACGGCTGGCCGGAGGTGCCAACGACCATCGAGGCGGCGGCAGCCAAGCTCGAAGCGCAGATTGCGAAGGTGCAACCGGTAGAAAGTGCTGCTCGAGACCGAGAGCCGGTGCGCGGGGCGGCCCCGCCACTGTTGGAGGTCGATCGCGTGTCGGTGCGATATCGGGACGCCGCGCAGCCGGCGCTGGAAAACATTTCCTTTTCGGTGCGCGCGGGGGAGTTGATCGCCTTGCTCGGGCAGAACGGCTCCGGCAAGACCACGCTGGCGAAGTGTTTGAACGGGCTGCTACCTCCCGCCGCAGGCGAGGTGCGCTGGCGGGGTGTGCCGCTTGCGGAGCTGCCCCTGAGCAAGCGGGCAGCGGCTGTCGGTTACGTGTTCCAGAACCCCGACTATCAAATCTTTGCCGATCGCGTGTACGACGAGGTGGCGTTCGGCCCGCGCAACGTCGGGTTATCCGCGGAGGAGGTCCAGGCTCGAGTCGGAGAGGCGCTAACGGCTGTGGATTTGCTGCCGCGTGCGGATGACGATCCCTTTTGGCTCACCAAAGGAGAACGGCAACGGCTGGCGGTGGCTTCGTTGCTGGCGCTGCGCCCGGAGGTATTGGTGTTGGACGAGCCCACCACTGGCCTCGACTATCGGGAACAGCGTCAAATGATGGAGCTGGTGCGTAAACTCCAGACCCAGGGTATGGCCGTGATCATCATCACCCACAGCGTGTGGCTGGCCGCCGAATACGCAAAGCGCGTGCTGTTGCTGCGCAGTGGGCGGCTCGTCTTCGATGGCTCCGTTG